From the genome of Pelagicoccus sp. SDUM812003, one region includes:
- a CDS encoding helix-turn-helix domain-containing protein encodes MPSVSPQTKGESAVAQLLHKRGAVFERFEDVPLETIRYLMRGAVPGMRVAHLSPELTERFLALPITRDLLCTRAGYHEAPRTHYMPRPVGIDDTIFIYNPDGRGWLEYQGKSYAIEKRDAILLPSKAPHAYGADPDNPWKPYWVHFQGKQASDYLDLIRSTTPLPVFHVAQHQELTFSIEQLLQLMSDAHTHTNLVAATGALSALLGLIQLRMRAAEKRTRTADENVEKSIEFMHRNLSRRLTLDDLASSASMSANHFGTLFSKRHNCSPINYFNQLKVQRACELLATTTLRVSEISEQLGFTDPYYFSRLFKKHMGASPSDYRQTQEIRITSTPQLPSDRTGSFQQNAETQLKRFLALPGSSE; translated from the coding sequence ATGCCTTCAGTCTCCCCACAAACAAAAGGCGAATCTGCCGTCGCCCAACTCCTGCACAAGCGCGGAGCAGTATTCGAGAGGTTCGAAGACGTCCCCCTCGAAACCATACGCTATCTCATGCGCGGAGCGGTTCCTGGCATGCGAGTTGCCCACCTTTCCCCCGAGCTGACCGAACGCTTCCTCGCCCTCCCCATAACCAGAGACCTACTATGCACTCGAGCTGGCTACCACGAGGCTCCGCGGACCCACTACATGCCCCGCCCGGTCGGGATCGACGATACCATCTTCATCTACAATCCCGATGGCCGCGGCTGGCTCGAGTACCAAGGCAAAAGCTACGCAATCGAAAAGCGCGACGCCATTCTGCTCCCCAGTAAAGCCCCTCACGCCTACGGAGCCGACCCGGACAATCCGTGGAAGCCCTACTGGGTTCACTTCCAAGGCAAACAAGCTTCCGACTACCTCGATCTCATCCGCTCGACCACACCTCTCCCCGTCTTCCACGTCGCCCAACACCAAGAGCTCACCTTCTCCATCGAGCAACTCCTCCAGCTCATGAGCGACGCCCACACCCATACCAACCTCGTCGCCGCCACAGGAGCGCTAAGCGCCCTGCTCGGCCTCATTCAGCTCCGCATGCGGGCCGCCGAAAAACGTACCCGCACCGCCGACGAAAACGTCGAGAAAAGCATCGAGTTCATGCACCGCAACCTCTCGCGTCGCCTCACCCTCGACGATCTCGCCTCCTCTGCCTCCATGAGCGCCAATCACTTCGGCACCCTTTTCAGCAAACGCCACAATTGCTCCCCTATCAACTACTTCAACCAACTCAAGGTCCAACGCGCCTGCGAACTCCTCGCCACCACCACTCTACGCGTATCCGAAATCTCAGAGCAACTCGGCTTCACTGATCCCTACTACTTCTCCCGCCTCTTCAAGAAACACATGGGAGCCTCTCCCAGCGACTACCGACAGACACAGGAAATCCGTATCACTTCAACACCTCAACTACCAAGCGACAGAACAGGTTCTTTTCAACAGAATGCTGAGACGCAGCTCAAGCGATTCCTAGCCCTGCCTGGGAGCTCTGAATAG
- a CDS encoding CoA transferase, which produces MSHPPLPLEGILVLEFSQYLAGPYCGLRLADLGAEVIKIERPGSGDACRQLATKNMIVDGDSLVFHTINRNKKSFAANLKDPSDLAKVKELITRADVITHNFRPGVMEKIGLDWETVRQINPRLVYGEVSGYGKSGPWRDFPGQDLLAQSRSGLTWLNGNADNPPTPFGLAIADMICGTHLAQGILAALANKSPQGCRIEVSLLESIIDLQFELFTTYFHNGQQLPVRAKKGNAHPYLGSPYGIYETADSYLAIAMCDLQKLGRVIGCEGVKRFAKAEEFSRRTEIYEILSSCLSQKPTAAWLALLDKEDLWCADVLDYERLFKHEAFEVLHMKQTVKRDGGVAVDTTRCPIRIDRRRLFSDTAAPRIGADNAYVESLLARKPASPTETNGAKANEATLPLAGIKIVDFSQFLSGPSASLRLADLGAEVIKVEHPTRGDLCRSLYVSDTEIEGESTLFHAINRNKKSVSLDLNSPAGIEKVLRLIEGADVVMSNFRPGVMQRFGLDYETLKQRFPQLVYGQISGYGTEGPWRDKPGQDLLVQALSGLTQFTGNRDSGPVPFGVAAVDILAGAQLAQGLLACLARKNRTGQGGIVEVNMLESSLDLQFEPLTIYWQDGGQPVERSATHNAHPLVGAPYGVYQTSDGYLALAMANILQIGELIGCAPLSEYTDPKSWFAQRDAIKAILASHLKAQSTQHWLDILQPADIWCSEVLDYKGFTESEAYRVLGLEQSIHYDNKSTLHTTCCPIRLNGKVIRNKTPAPRLGQHQCLLNYL; this is translated from the coding sequence ATGTCCCACCCCCCGCTCCCTCTCGAAGGCATTCTCGTCCTCGAATTCAGCCAATACCTCGCCGGCCCCTACTGCGGTCTGCGCCTCGCCGACCTCGGCGCCGAGGTCATCAAGATCGAGCGACCCGGCAGTGGCGACGCCTGCCGGCAGTTGGCGACCAAGAACATGATCGTCGACGGCGACAGCCTCGTCTTCCACACCATCAACCGGAACAAGAAGTCCTTCGCCGCGAACCTCAAGGACCCCTCCGACCTCGCGAAGGTCAAGGAGCTTATAACGCGTGCCGACGTCATCACCCACAACTTCCGTCCGGGCGTGATGGAAAAGATCGGCCTCGACTGGGAAACGGTTCGCCAAATCAACCCCCGCCTCGTCTACGGCGAAGTCTCCGGCTACGGCAAGAGCGGCCCCTGGCGCGACTTCCCCGGGCAAGACCTACTTGCCCAATCCCGCTCCGGCCTGACCTGGCTCAACGGCAACGCCGACAACCCGCCCACTCCCTTCGGCCTCGCCATCGCCGACATGATCTGCGGCACCCACCTCGCCCAAGGCATCCTCGCCGCCCTGGCAAACAAAAGCCCCCAAGGCTGCCGCATCGAGGTAAGCCTACTGGAGTCGATTATCGATCTCCAATTCGAGCTCTTCACCACCTATTTCCACAACGGCCAACAGCTCCCGGTCCGGGCCAAGAAAGGCAACGCCCACCCGTATCTAGGATCTCCCTACGGCATCTACGAAACGGCTGACAGCTACCTCGCCATCGCCATGTGCGACCTGCAAAAGCTGGGACGCGTCATCGGCTGCGAAGGAGTCAAACGCTTCGCCAAAGCAGAGGAGTTTTCCCGCCGAACCGAAATCTACGAGATCCTCAGCAGCTGCCTTTCCCAGAAACCCACTGCAGCATGGCTCGCCCTGCTAGACAAGGAAGACCTCTGGTGTGCCGACGTGCTCGACTACGAACGCCTGTTCAAGCACGAGGCCTTCGAAGTCCTGCATATGAAGCAAACCGTCAAGCGCGACGGAGGTGTCGCCGTCGACACCACCCGCTGTCCCATCCGCATCGACCGGCGTCGCCTCTTTTCGGATACGGCCGCCCCCCGCATCGGGGCCGACAATGCCTATGTAGAATCGCTCCTCGCAAGAAAGCCAGCATCCCCAACCGAGACAAACGGGGCGAAAGCCAACGAGGCCACACTCCCGCTCGCGGGCATCAAGATCGTCGACTTCAGCCAATTCCTCTCCGGTCCTTCCGCCTCCCTGCGACTCGCCGACCTCGGGGCGGAGGTCATCAAGGTCGAGCATCCTACGCGCGGCGACCTCTGCCGCAGCCTCTACGTTTCCGACACCGAGATCGAAGGCGAGTCCACCCTCTTCCACGCGATCAACCGCAACAAGAAAAGCGTTTCGCTCGACCTCAATAGCCCCGCGGGCATCGAGAAGGTCCTACGCCTCATCGAAGGGGCCGATGTCGTGATGAGCAACTTCCGCCCAGGCGTGATGCAGCGCTTCGGCCTCGACTATGAAACACTGAAGCAGCGATTCCCGCAGCTCGTCTACGGCCAGATTTCCGGCTACGGCACGGAAGGCCCCTGGCGCGACAAGCCCGGCCAGGACCTGCTGGTGCAAGCCCTCTCCGGCCTCACCCAATTCACAGGCAACCGCGATTCCGGCCCGGTCCCCTTTGGCGTCGCCGCCGTGGACATCCTAGCCGGAGCCCAACTCGCCCAAGGCCTCCTCGCCTGCCTCGCGCGCAAGAATCGCACCGGACAAGGTGGCATCGTAGAGGTCAACATGCTGGAAAGCTCGCTCGACCTGCAATTCGAGCCGCTGACCATCTACTGGCAGGACGGCGGCCAGCCCGTCGAACGCTCTGCCACCCACAATGCCCACCCGCTCGTCGGAGCCCCCTACGGCGTCTACCAAACCAGCGACGGCTACCTCGCCCTCGCCATGGCCAACATCTTGCAGATCGGAGAACTCATCGGCTGCGCTCCACTTTCCGAATACACCGACCCAAAAAGCTGGTTCGCCCAACGTGACGCCATTAAAGCCATACTCGCAAGCCACCTGAAAGCCCAAAGCACTCAGCACTGGCTCGACATCCTCCAGCCCGCCGACATCTGGTGCTCCGAGGTTCTCGACTACAAAGGCTTTACAGAATCAGAGGCATACAGGGTCTTAGGACTAGAGCAGTCGATTCACTACGATAACAAGTCGACATTGCATACAACATGCTGTCCAATTCGATTGAACGGCAAAGTTATCCGCAATAAAACCCCTGCGCCTCGCCTTGGCCAACATCAGTGTTTGCTGAACTATTTATGA
- a CDS encoding enoyl-CoA hydratase-related protein — MDAAQESKDWVRYEVSGAVGSIVFARPKANAYTRAFMEAFHAALDAAVACERSRVIVIRSALERFFCAGADIAAFSENDTESNKLMVDLARAALAKIEESSKLFVAALAGHALGGGLEIAMACDLRIAKEGSYQIGLPEVKLGLLPGNGGTQRLLRLVGASKAMELMALGRNVHPAEAYAIGLVNRLYPESEFEAKLQQDLETIAEGPPLTLAALKRSLQEGRELSLLDGLALEARLVDSLYETEDAKEGFRAFCEKRSPNYTGR; from the coding sequence ATGGACGCAGCGCAGGAGTCTAAGGATTGGGTTCGCTACGAGGTAAGCGGAGCGGTGGGAAGCATTGTCTTCGCCCGCCCCAAGGCGAATGCCTACACGCGTGCCTTCATGGAGGCGTTTCATGCGGCTTTGGATGCGGCGGTGGCGTGCGAACGGTCGCGGGTGATTGTGATTCGCAGCGCCTTGGAGCGGTTCTTTTGCGCGGGGGCGGACATCGCGGCGTTTTCCGAAAACGATACGGAGAGCAACAAGCTCATGGTCGACCTGGCCCGGGCGGCCCTGGCGAAGATCGAAGAAAGCTCCAAGCTCTTCGTGGCCGCGCTGGCGGGACATGCCTTAGGCGGTGGGCTGGAAATAGCCATGGCCTGCGATTTGCGGATCGCCAAGGAAGGAAGTTATCAGATCGGCTTGCCCGAGGTGAAGCTCGGCCTGCTGCCCGGCAATGGCGGCACCCAGCGGCTGTTGCGTTTGGTCGGGGCGAGCAAGGCGATGGAGCTGATGGCGCTCGGTCGCAACGTGCATCCGGCGGAAGCCTATGCGATTGGCTTGGTGAATCGCTTGTATCCAGAATCTGAATTTGAAGCGAAGCTGCAGCAGGATCTCGAGACGATCGCGGAGGGGCCTCCGCTGACGTTGGCGGCGCTGAAGCGCTCGCTGCAGGAAGGCCGAGAGCTGAGCTTGCTGGATGGGCTGGCCCTAGAGGCTCGGCTGGTGGATTCGCTCTATGAAACGGAAGACGCGAAGGAAGGCTTCCGCGCGTTTTGCGAAAAACGATCTCCTAACTATACCGGAAGGTAA
- a CDS encoding IclR family transcriptional regulator, with product MKKEEKYAAPALDKGLDILERLSRVGIPQTQQEIAEALGRTHTEIFRMLARLEHRGYIIRDRASGKYELSLKLFHLSHTHSPIELLRRTAIEPLRELADQVGHASHLSIIDGDELLVVAQARSPGPVSLSIAEGSRFPLLTTTSGKLMLASLPHDVREATLNRLKHYTDLSAKKQKELVKSLDELAKAGYAVAPSEITQGVTNVSARVGPEGEHLLATVALSYVSSTIGDSKSDTDFLVSATLEAANKINRAHGL from the coding sequence ATGAAAAAAGAAGAGAAGTACGCTGCCCCTGCCTTGGACAAAGGCCTTGATATCCTAGAACGTCTCTCCCGTGTCGGCATTCCCCAAACCCAGCAGGAGATCGCCGAAGCCCTGGGCCGGACCCACACCGAGATCTTCCGCATGCTCGCCCGCCTCGAGCACCGCGGCTACATCATCCGCGATCGCGCCTCGGGCAAATACGAGCTGTCGCTCAAGCTCTTTCACCTGAGCCACACCCACTCGCCCATCGAGCTCCTGCGGCGCACCGCCATCGAACCCCTGCGCGAACTGGCCGACCAAGTCGGACACGCCTCCCACCTTTCCATCATCGACGGCGACGAGCTTCTCGTGGTCGCCCAGGCCCGCAGTCCAGGACCGGTTTCGCTCAGCATCGCGGAGGGCAGCCGCTTCCCGCTGCTCACGACCACCTCCGGCAAACTCATGCTGGCCAGTCTGCCCCACGACGTGCGGGAAGCCACCTTGAATCGACTCAAGCACTACACCGATCTCTCCGCCAAAAAGCAAAAGGAGCTGGTCAAGTCTCTCGATGAATTGGCCAAAGCCGGATACGCCGTCGCCCCTAGCGAGATCACCCAGGGCGTGACCAACGTCTCCGCTCGCGTCGGTCCGGAAGGCGAACACCTGCTCGCCACCGTAGCGCTCTCCTACGTCAGCTCCACCATTGGCGACTCGAAGTCCGACACTGATTTTCTGGTCAGCGCCACCCTGGAAGCGGCCAACAAGATCAATCGGGCCCACGGCCTGTAA
- a CDS encoding extracellular solute-binding protein, whose amino-acid sequence MSNDKIVLKGITWNHSRGFTPMVATAQRFSELNPQVRIDWEKRSLQEFADKPIADLAEAYDLLVIDHPWSGFAAASGVLEPLNSWLSEAFLADQRVNSVGKSYESYEYDGKQWALAIDAATPVSAFRRDLLEKAGLEVPRTWDELIAVGRKGLLVCSAIPLDVYGNFLNLCITDGAELFPNDEEIVDGEAGLLALERLREMMSYVPERYYGMNPIAALEEMSSTDEAGYDPYLYGYSNYSRAGYAKRHVDFCGVVATREGVQPRTMLGGTGLAISGRSQHKEAAAKYAEFVASPEVQRTLFFYSGGQPGHRSAWLSEECNAFTEGYFKSTLPTLDAAFVRPRYAGYLEFQDNAGFPIHDFLREGGEAKSVLEAVNHLYRESRLAIR is encoded by the coding sequence ATGTCGAACGATAAGATTGTCCTCAAGGGGATCACGTGGAATCACAGTCGCGGATTCACTCCAATGGTAGCGACGGCGCAGCGTTTTTCGGAATTGAATCCACAGGTGCGGATCGATTGGGAGAAGCGCTCTTTGCAGGAGTTTGCCGACAAGCCGATCGCCGACTTGGCGGAGGCTTATGATTTGTTGGTGATCGACCATCCCTGGTCGGGCTTCGCGGCGGCGAGTGGCGTGCTCGAGCCCTTGAATTCTTGGCTCTCCGAGGCGTTTCTGGCGGACCAACGGGTCAATTCGGTTGGCAAGTCGTATGAGAGTTACGAATACGATGGAAAGCAGTGGGCATTGGCGATCGATGCGGCCACTCCGGTTTCGGCCTTCCGTAGGGACTTGCTGGAAAAGGCGGGACTTGAGGTGCCCAGGACTTGGGACGAGTTGATTGCGGTTGGCCGGAAGGGCTTGCTGGTGTGTTCAGCCATTCCCTTGGATGTTTACGGGAATTTCCTGAACCTGTGCATCACGGATGGGGCGGAACTGTTTCCCAACGACGAGGAGATCGTCGATGGGGAGGCTGGATTGCTAGCCCTGGAGCGCTTGCGGGAGATGATGTCCTACGTGCCGGAGCGGTACTACGGTATGAATCCGATCGCGGCCCTGGAGGAGATGTCGTCTACGGACGAAGCGGGATACGATCCGTATCTGTATGGTTACTCTAACTACAGTCGGGCGGGATACGCGAAGCGTCATGTGGATTTCTGCGGTGTGGTCGCTACCCGGGAAGGCGTGCAGCCACGGACGATGTTAGGCGGAACCGGTTTGGCGATATCCGGGCGCAGCCAGCACAAGGAAGCCGCTGCCAAGTACGCGGAGTTTGTAGCGAGTCCGGAAGTGCAACGTACCCTGTTTTTCTACAGCGGCGGACAGCCGGGGCATCGTTCGGCATGGCTGAGCGAGGAGTGCAACGCCTTTACCGAGGGGTACTTTAAGAGCACGCTGCCGACCTTGGATGCGGCTTTCGTGCGTCCGCGCTACGCCGGGTATTTGGAATTTCAGGACAACGCGGGATTCCCGATTCACGATTTCTTGAGAGAAGGTGGCGAGGCGAAGTCGGTGTTGGAGGCGGTAAACCATTTGTACCGGGAAAGTCGCTTGGCGATTCGCTAA
- a CDS encoding alpha-L-fucosidase: MNTVNNTIRIIGSFFVVSLAGCANDDVSETPRYEANEQSLAKHYEAPEWFRDSKLGIYFTWGPYTVAEKTNEWYPRWMHFRASKEDWEGKKPGYHHDLHEWHVEKFGEGFAYHDMVDLFTAEHFDAKEWVDLFELAGAKFAGPIAMHHDGYALWHSEITPWNTFDTAPQVDVMGELYRELRKRNLKTVATFHHARHLQRYKGMSFQEATSRYGHLDSYHAFWNSHYPWDEELATSSEDPKLALLYGNLPEEEWLEVFWLGTLKEVIDNYEPDLIWFDTWLDLIPWEKRYEFAAYYLNAADEWGKDVMITHKDTDMPETVSVEDFEQGRRNSLTVEPWLTDDTISLHSWSYIDGLPVKASSRVIHDFIDIVSKNGQLLLNVSPRYDGTIPEDQRAVLKDLGDWLRINGDAIYGTRPWKIYGEGPTNMKGDGHFAEATKYTAQDVRFTTRGEQLYAIALGTPREELTIVALASNNSLQEEPIISVRSLSGDYVESWRQEHDGLKITLKDDAPEQIAYAFEIGQETPN, translated from the coding sequence ATGAATACAGTTAATAATACTATACGAATTATAGGATCTTTCTTCGTCGTTTCACTTGCGGGATGTGCTAATGATGATGTATCCGAAACTCCGAGATATGAAGCGAACGAACAGTCATTGGCGAAGCACTACGAAGCGCCGGAATGGTTTCGCGACTCGAAATTGGGGATCTACTTTACCTGGGGGCCTTATACTGTAGCTGAAAAGACCAACGAGTGGTATCCACGCTGGATGCATTTCCGTGCGAGCAAGGAAGACTGGGAAGGTAAGAAACCAGGCTACCACCACGACCTGCACGAGTGGCATGTAGAGAAGTTTGGCGAGGGCTTCGCCTACCACGATATGGTGGACCTCTTTACCGCCGAGCATTTCGATGCGAAGGAATGGGTGGATCTATTCGAGCTAGCTGGCGCTAAATTCGCCGGCCCGATCGCTATGCATCACGACGGATACGCTCTTTGGCATAGTGAGATCACTCCTTGGAATACCTTTGATACTGCACCGCAGGTAGATGTCATGGGAGAACTCTATAGGGAGCTTCGGAAACGTAATTTGAAAACGGTGGCGACCTTTCACCACGCTCGGCACCTGCAACGCTACAAGGGCATGTCTTTCCAGGAGGCGACTTCTAGATATGGTCACCTAGACAGCTATCATGCCTTTTGGAACTCTCACTATCCCTGGGATGAAGAATTGGCCACCTCTTCCGAAGATCCAAAACTAGCGCTTCTTTACGGGAATCTTCCAGAGGAAGAATGGCTAGAGGTGTTTTGGCTGGGTACGCTGAAGGAGGTCATCGATAACTACGAGCCGGACCTCATCTGGTTTGATACATGGCTAGACCTAATCCCGTGGGAAAAGCGCTACGAGTTTGCGGCTTACTACCTTAACGCGGCGGATGAATGGGGAAAGGATGTCATGATTACGCACAAGGATACCGACATGCCTGAGACGGTTTCCGTCGAGGACTTCGAACAGGGGCGCCGGAACTCGTTGACTGTTGAGCCTTGGCTAACGGATGACACTATTTCACTCCATAGCTGGTCTTACATCGATGGGCTCCCGGTTAAGGCGTCGAGTCGAGTTATTCATGATTTTATTGATATCGTATCCAAAAATGGCCAGTTGCTCCTGAACGTGTCTCCAAGGTACGACGGAACGATTCCGGAAGATCAGCGGGCTGTATTGAAGGACTTAGGAGATTGGCTGCGGATAAACGGTGACGCTATCTATGGTACGCGCCCTTGGAAGATCTATGGGGAGGGGCCGACAAATATGAAAGGCGACGGGCACTTCGCAGAGGCAACGAAGTACACTGCCCAAGATGTTCGGTTTACGACTCGGGGCGAGCAACTCTACGCGATTGCTCTCGGTACGCCGCGGGAGGAGCTGACCATTGTCGCATTGGCCTCCAACAACAGTTTGCAGGAGGAGCCGATCATATCTGTTCGTTCTCTGAGCGGCGACTATGTCGAATCCTGGCGTCAAGAGCATGATGGACTCAAAATCACGCTTAAGGACGATGCTCCTGAACAAATCGCCTATGCGTTTGAGATAGGGCAGGAGACCCCTAATTGA
- a CDS encoding alpha-L-fucosidase codes for MSTSEVSQENRSESKSRPESVQQTVFQEEWSSIARHRTPEWFRDAKFGIYTNLGPASLATQHRTTEWYGWAMYNRKMKDWTNELLPGDQPSKEFELHRELWGDQNEFGYKDLIKEFQPTRFDAREWLDVFEKSGAKYVGPIAVHHDNYMMWDSEVTRWNSKRIAGVDMCGELEKETRKRGLKYVMTFHHAFCWWFFSESYKFDGGLPGNEDLYCRPHEFNEDPDSFGEYPDEEYEELWYRKLEEACRKYSPDLIWFDMGLELMSDRIRRKAFAKLLNMAAERQQEVGISYKIKYSVCFPPAAGILDYEKGRSTGLREDAWLTDTPLGGWYYNTTPSRSAKVMIEILIDIVSKNGCMLLAVSPKPDGSLPEDQVETLLGMGEWLEMNGEAIYETRPWGIAEEGPTKLAKEDHFNENWEASYTEKDIRFTRSKDGDTLYLIVLDRPSGERLSSVMLATINPFLDREIERVELIGTDAEIGWERSATGLRLDFPRDANGKYAWCYKLKLR; via the coding sequence ATGAGTACTTCGGAGGTGAGCCAAGAGAACCGCAGCGAATCCAAATCCCGGCCAGAGAGTGTCCAGCAGACTGTCTTCCAGGAGGAATGGTCGTCGATCGCTCGGCACCGCACGCCGGAATGGTTTCGCGATGCGAAGTTCGGCATCTACACGAACTTGGGGCCGGCCTCTCTGGCGACCCAGCATCGGACGACCGAGTGGTACGGCTGGGCGATGTACAACCGGAAGATGAAGGATTGGACGAATGAGCTGCTTCCGGGGGATCAGCCGAGCAAGGAGTTCGAGTTGCATCGGGAGCTGTGGGGGGATCAGAACGAGTTTGGCTACAAGGATCTGATCAAGGAGTTTCAGCCGACTCGGTTCGATGCGCGGGAATGGCTGGACGTTTTCGAGAAGTCGGGGGCGAAGTATGTGGGTCCGATCGCGGTGCATCATGACAACTATATGATGTGGGACTCGGAGGTGACGCGTTGGAATAGCAAGCGGATCGCGGGGGTGGACATGTGCGGGGAGCTTGAGAAGGAGACGCGCAAGCGCGGGTTGAAGTATGTGATGACGTTTCATCATGCCTTCTGTTGGTGGTTCTTCAGCGAATCTTACAAGTTCGATGGCGGGCTGCCGGGGAACGAGGATTTGTACTGTCGGCCCCACGAGTTTAACGAGGATCCGGACAGTTTCGGTGAGTATCCGGATGAAGAATACGAGGAGCTCTGGTACCGAAAACTTGAGGAAGCCTGCCGTAAGTACAGTCCGGACCTGATCTGGTTCGACATGGGGCTGGAGCTGATGAGTGATCGGATCCGCCGGAAGGCCTTCGCCAAACTGCTCAACATGGCGGCCGAACGACAACAGGAGGTGGGGATCAGCTACAAGATCAAGTATAGCGTTTGTTTTCCGCCAGCCGCAGGGATCCTCGACTACGAGAAGGGGCGTTCGACTGGGCTGCGCGAAGACGCCTGGCTTACGGATACGCCGCTAGGAGGCTGGTACTACAATACGACCCCTTCGCGCTCGGCTAAGGTCATGATCGAGATCCTAATCGACATCGTAAGCAAGAACGGCTGCATGCTGTTGGCGGTGAGCCCGAAGCCCGATGGCTCGTTGCCGGAGGATCAGGTTGAGACTTTGCTGGGGATGGGCGAATGGCTGGAGATGAATGGTGAGGCTATTTACGAGACGCGTCCCTGGGGGATCGCGGAAGAAGGGCCAACGAAGCTGGCGAAGGAGGATCACTTTAACGAGAATTGGGAAGCGAGCTACACGGAGAAGGATATCCGATTTACGCGTAGTAAGGATGGGGACACGCTCTACTTGATCGTGTTGGACCGGCCGAGCGGGGAGCGGCTGAGCTCAGTCATGCTAGCGACTATCAATCCGTTTCTGGATCGGGAAATCGAAAGAGTGGAACTGATCGGGACGGATGCGGAGATTGGCTGGGAGCGTAGTGCTACCGGGCTGCGCTTGGACTTTCCCAGGGACGCCAATGGGAAATACGCGTGGTGCTACAAGCTTAAGCTCAGGTAG